The proteins below come from a single Minwuia thermotolerans genomic window:
- the sppA gene encoding signal peptide peptidase SppA, producing the protein MSALGRALRIVWFGLKSILFVVGFLVIGGLVALVVVEPWQQRPPEIADGSVLEIRFDERPPESASEGGFLSVVRGNALTLSRLVRVIDRAAGDPRIRAIRMDLSAAELPFVHAETLAGAIGRFRAAGKRTYVVSEHYDLARYRFAAAFDEIWMPAAGEFAVTGVALQTPYAGELVDDLGIDPQLERRKRYKSAANVIAERRMPPELREAMTAMVVDLDDRLKDGIDADRPGVAEGLEGRLDRALMNPAAALEAGLVDRLGHGFELDDALDAPVIAARDYLPLILERDGDAIRSVALVVASGPISGGWGSPLEGDQIRAERLIATLREADADPAIDAIVLRVDSPGGAYAPSDAIHRAIEALDKPVIVSMGEVAGSGGYMIAMAADRIVAAETTITGSIGVIGGKIVFEELLARNGVRIETVRSGPDAAFNSPFSAYSPAQRQRLSRRIDEIYAEFVERVAEARGLGPAAAEAAAQGRVWTGRQALERGLVDRLGGFRTALEEAAEAAGAGGAADMEIVEYPRIGWRERLRAAADPGFVAARIGLAHPLLKKAAETAAVLDQPALIRLEMPLFDLR; encoded by the coding sequence GTGAGCGCGCTTGGCCGTGCCCTCAGGATCGTCTGGTTCGGGCTGAAATCGATCCTGTTCGTCGTCGGCTTCCTGGTGATCGGCGGGCTGGTGGCGCTGGTCGTCGTGGAACCCTGGCAGCAGCGCCCGCCGGAGATCGCCGACGGCTCGGTGCTGGAAATCAGATTCGACGAGCGCCCGCCGGAATCGGCCAGCGAGGGCGGGTTCCTGAGCGTGGTGCGCGGTAACGCCCTGACGCTTTCGCGTCTGGTGCGGGTGATCGACCGCGCCGCCGGCGATCCGCGCATCAGGGCGATCCGGATGGATCTGTCGGCGGCAGAGCTGCCTTTCGTCCACGCCGAGACGCTGGCCGGCGCGATCGGCCGTTTCCGCGCAGCGGGCAAGCGCACCTATGTCGTCTCCGAACACTATGATCTCGCTCGCTACCGCTTCGCCGCCGCCTTCGACGAGATCTGGATGCCGGCCGCGGGCGAATTCGCGGTCACGGGCGTGGCGCTGCAGACGCCCTATGCGGGCGAACTGGTCGACGATCTCGGCATCGATCCCCAGCTCGAACGCCGCAAGCGCTACAAGTCCGCGGCCAATGTGATCGCAGAGCGGCGCATGCCGCCGGAACTGCGCGAGGCCATGACGGCGATGGTCGTCGATCTGGACGACAGGCTGAAGGATGGCATCGACGCCGACCGGCCCGGCGTGGCCGAGGGTCTGGAAGGACGGCTGGACCGGGCCCTGATGAACCCGGCCGCGGCGCTGGAAGCGGGGCTGGTCGACCGGCTGGGCCATGGCTTCGAACTTGATGACGCCCTGGACGCCCCGGTCATCGCGGCCCGCGACTACTTGCCCCTGATCCTGGAGCGGGATGGCGACGCGATCCGCAGTGTCGCCCTTGTCGTCGCTTCAGGTCCGATCAGCGGCGGCTGGGGGTCGCCTCTCGAAGGCGATCAGATACGCGCCGAGCGCCTGATCGCGACGCTCAGGGAAGCGGACGCCGATCCCGCCATCGACGCCATCGTGCTGCGGGTGGACAGCCCCGGCGGCGCCTATGCGCCTTCGGATGCGATCCACCGGGCCATCGAAGCTCTCGACAAGCCGGTCATCGTCTCCATGGGCGAGGTCGCCGGCTCCGGCGGCTATATGATCGCCATGGCGGCGGACCGCATCGTCGCCGCCGAAACCACGATCACCGGTTCCATCGGCGTGATCGGCGGCAAGATCGTGTTCGAGGAGCTGCTGGCGCGGAACGGCGTGCGCATCGAGACCGTGCGCAGCGGCCCCGACGCGGCCTTCAACTCGCCCTTCAGCGCCTATAGCCCGGCGCAGCGCCAGCGGCTCAGCCGCCGCATCGACGAGATCTACGCCGAGTTCGTCGAACGGGTCGCCGAGGCGCGCGGGCTTGGCCCGGCCGCGGCGGAAGCGGCGGCCCAGGGCCGCGTCTGGACCGGACGGCAGGCGCTGGAACGGGGGCTGGTCGACCGTCTGGGCGGTTTCCGCACGGCTCTGGAGGAGGCCGCCGAAGCCGCCGGCGCCGGCGGCGCGGCCGACATGGAGATCGTGGAGTATCCGCGCATCGGCTGGCGCGAGAGGCTGCGCGCCGCCGCCGATCCGGGCTTCGTGGCCGCGCGCATCGGCCTTGCTCATCCGCTGCTGAAGAAGGCTGCCGAGACCGCCGCCGTGCTGGATCAGCCTGCGCTGATCCGGCTGGAGATGCCGCTCTTCGATCTGCGCTGA
- a CDS encoding cyclic nucleotide-binding domain-containing protein, whose translation MDILIAQSPEELAEVYGFRYEVLVGQLGRTYVNADHENRALSDPADRAAMQIYMRRAGRIAATLRVIVAPVPMLPVYMRERFGLGAFDLEGLTVSFTDTLVVDTDRADSRAAAILMTAAYKIACARGSGFDFTNAAPGEVGVFERLGYRSYGANYQDADLGFRVPMVLPTGDLEHMTATRSPFLSLARTMKHDRELVNWFRRAFAEACNSVQPAAMDEEALWSYLTRKLNQTPHNGIPLLMALEYRDAARFLKLATVVKCGAGETIVKKGDMGNEMFVVLDGAVEVRDGDRRIARFGKGGIFGEMAYLNTEPRTADVVALRPAEILVLTQDTMTRAMTKMPDIAARILFNLSLILVERLKDTTGKYVKASETAAA comes from the coding sequence ATGGATATCCTGATCGCGCAGTCGCCCGAAGAACTGGCGGAAGTCTACGGCTTTCGCTACGAGGTCCTGGTCGGTCAACTCGGGCGGACCTATGTCAATGCCGACCACGAGAACAGGGCCCTGTCGGACCCGGCGGATCGCGCCGCGATGCAGATCTACATGCGCCGCGCCGGCCGAATAGCCGCCACCCTGCGCGTCATCGTGGCGCCCGTGCCCATGCTGCCGGTCTACATGCGCGAGCGCTTCGGTCTTGGCGCCTTCGACCTCGAGGGGCTGACGGTATCCTTCACCGATACCCTGGTCGTCGATACCGACCGCGCCGACAGCCGCGCCGCGGCGATCCTGATGACGGCTGCCTACAAGATCGCCTGCGCCAGGGGCAGCGGGTTCGATTTCACCAATGCCGCGCCGGGCGAAGTGGGCGTGTTCGAGCGGCTGGGCTACCGCAGCTATGGCGCCAACTACCAGGACGCCGACCTCGGCTTCCGCGTGCCCATGGTGCTGCCCACGGGCGACCTGGAGCACATGACGGCGACCAGATCGCCGTTCCTGTCGCTGGCGCGGACGATGAAGCACGACCGGGAACTGGTGAACTGGTTCCGCCGCGCCTTTGCCGAGGCCTGCAATTCCGTCCAGCCCGCGGCGATGGACGAGGAAGCGCTCTGGAGCTATCTGACCCGCAAGCTCAACCAGACGCCGCACAACGGCATCCCGCTGCTGATGGCGCTGGAGTATCGCGACGCGGCCCGCTTCCTGAAGCTGGCGACGGTGGTGAAGTGCGGCGCGGGCGAAACCATCGTCAAGAAGGGCGACATGGGCAACGAGATGTTCGTCGTCCTGGACGGCGCCGTCGAGGTCCGTGACGGCGACCGGCGCATCGCCCGCTTCGGCAAGGGCGGCATCTTCGGCGAGATGGCCTATCTCAATACCGAGCCCCGCACGGCCGACGTCGTCGCGCTGCGGCCTGCCGAAATTCTGGTGCTCACCCAGGACACCATGACCCGGGCCATGACGAAGATGCCCGACATCGCCGCGCGCATCCTGTTCAATCTCTCGCTGATCCTCGTCGAGCGGCTGAAGGACACCACCGGAAAATACGTGAAGGCCAGCGAGACGGCCGCCGCCTGA
- a CDS encoding DUF2927 domain-containing protein, giving the protein MSLRVLVALLAATLLLAGCATPGQHGDFTEADVVRGFEIVAFGREFADTEATYVTKFDAPIRIHVLHEPLDLRPVDGTRAVMDMVAGFHRPPAFAGLTHASIDQGGSEALDNAHILVVALGSRNYETFYEKASQRWIEGGKLLVADHFYFSRCGASISDQKGRIRRAVVFLDVDDMSPILNECLAEEILQSLGLPDDDDSLIWSMFNDSNDVRLPTDFDNLLVSVLYSDALRPGQSRRQVMQQVPGLVRELWPSHLARRRSAE; this is encoded by the coding sequence ATGTCCCTTCGGGTCCTGGTGGCTCTGCTGGCCGCGACCCTCCTGCTGGCCGGGTGCGCGACGCCGGGCCAGCACGGTGACTTCACGGAAGCAGATGTCGTGCGGGGCTTCGAGATCGTCGCTTTCGGACGCGAATTCGCCGATACGGAGGCGACCTACGTCACCAAGTTCGACGCGCCCATCCGCATCCACGTGCTGCACGAACCTCTCGATCTCCGGCCGGTCGATGGCACGCGGGCCGTGATGGATATGGTCGCCGGGTTCCACCGCCCGCCCGCCTTCGCCGGCCTGACCCACGCCTCGATCGACCAGGGCGGCTCGGAAGCCCTCGACAACGCTCACATCCTGGTCGTGGCGCTCGGCTCGCGGAACTACGAGACCTTCTACGAGAAGGCCTCGCAGCGCTGGATCGAGGGCGGCAAGCTGCTGGTCGCGGACCATTTCTACTTCAGCCGCTGCGGCGCCAGCATCAGCGATCAGAAGGGCCGCATCCGCCGCGCCGTCGTCTTCCTGGACGTGGATGACATGAGCCCGATCCTGAACGAGTGCCTGGCCGAGGAAATCCTCCAGTCGCTGGGCCTGCCCGACGACGACGATTCGCTCATCTGGTCGATGTTCAACGATTCCAACGACGTCCGGCTTCCGACGGACTTCGACAACCTGCTGGTTTCGGTACTTTATTCGGACGCGCTGCGGCCCGGTCAGAGCCGCCGGCAGGTGATGCAGCAGGTGCCGGGGCTGGTCAGGGAATTGTGGCCAAGCCACCTGGCGCGGCGTCGGAGCGCCGAATAG
- the plsY gene encoding glycerol-3-phosphate 1-O-acyltransferase PlsY — MYSDLALVLGQIGVAPVQLGGTLLVAYLLGSVPFGVVLTSVAGLGDVRRIGSGNIGATNVLRTGRKDLALITLLLDGGKGAAAVLIAGHLYGPNGEVLAAIGAFLGHLFPVYLAFRGGKGVATFLGIALALHFHVGLAACAIWLAVAFLTRYSSLAALVMAIATPVLAFYLHGPLAMELDVVLAALIYLKHRGNIRRLVTGEEPRIGGGKKP; from the coding sequence ATGTATTCCGACCTCGCCCTCGTCCTCGGCCAGATCGGCGTCGCGCCGGTCCAGCTTGGCGGCACCCTGCTTGTCGCCTATCTGCTGGGCTCGGTGCCTTTCGGCGTGGTGCTGACCTCCGTCGCCGGACTCGGCGACGTGCGCCGGATCGGTTCTGGCAATATCGGCGCGACCAATGTCCTGCGCACGGGGCGGAAGGATCTGGCGCTCATCACCCTGCTGCTCGACGGGGGCAAGGGCGCCGCGGCCGTGCTGATCGCCGGACATCTCTACGGTCCCAATGGCGAGGTTCTGGCGGCCATCGGCGCCTTCCTCGGTCACCTCTTCCCCGTCTACCTGGCCTTCCGCGGCGGCAAGGGCGTGGCCACCTTTCTGGGCATCGCGCTGGCGCTGCACTTCCACGTCGGCCTCGCCGCCTGCGCCATCTGGCTGGCGGTCGCGTTCCTGACTCGCTACTCCTCGCTGGCGGCGCTGGTGATGGCCATCGCGACCCCTGTTCTGGCCTTCTACCTGCACGGCCCGCTGGCAATGGAACTCGACGTCGTCCTGGCCGCCCTGATCTATCTCAAGCACCGCGGCAATATCCGGCGGCTGGTCACCGGCGAGGAACCGAGGATCGGCGGCGGGAAGAAGCCTTGA
- the pyrC gene encoding dihydroorotase, with amino-acid sequence MASHRIAYMNGRILDPASGRDETGHLLIEDERIAAVGPDIFPRGLPDRTEVVDLAGLCLAPGLVDMHVVVGEPGAEHKESFASAAAAARAGGVTTLCTLPNTDPVIDNVALVEYVLRRANEGSDVHIRPFAAATQGLAGAQLTEFGLLKAAGAVAFTDGDRAIANANILRRALSYSTAFDALIVQHAEEPTLASGVMNAGELATRLGLSGIPTAAETIMVERDLRLVELTGARYHAAQLTTADALDAMRRAKKAGLRVSCGTAPHYFTLNEHEVSGYRTFAKVSPPLRSEDDRRAVVEAIRDGTIDVIASQHTPEDPEAKRQTFEQAAFGVVGLETMLALGLQLNMSEGVPLLTVLACMTCNPARLLGLDCGVLEPGRPADLVIFDPEAPWVVDSKKFRSKSKNSPFDERPLQGHAVRTVVDGRTVFVRRVEK; translated from the coding sequence ATGGCTAGCCACCGCATCGCCTACATGAACGGCCGCATTCTGGATCCCGCCAGCGGCCGTGACGAAACGGGCCATCTGCTGATCGAGGATGAGCGGATCGCCGCCGTCGGCCCTGACATCTTCCCCAGAGGCCTGCCGGACCGGACCGAGGTCGTCGACCTCGCCGGCCTCTGCCTGGCGCCGGGACTGGTGGACATGCACGTCGTGGTCGGGGAGCCGGGCGCGGAGCACAAGGAAAGCTTCGCCAGCGCCGCGGCCGCGGCCCGCGCGGGCGGCGTCACCACGCTCTGCACCCTGCCCAACACGGATCCGGTGATCGACAATGTCGCGCTGGTCGAATACGTGCTCCGCCGCGCCAACGAGGGTTCGGACGTCCACATCCGCCCCTTCGCCGCGGCGACCCAGGGCCTTGCAGGAGCGCAGCTTACCGAGTTCGGGCTGCTGAAGGCGGCCGGCGCCGTCGCCTTCACCGACGGCGACCGCGCCATCGCCAATGCCAATATCCTGCGCCGGGCGCTGAGCTATTCCACGGCTTTCGACGCCCTGATCGTCCAGCACGCCGAGGAGCCGACACTGGCCAGCGGCGTGATGAACGCCGGCGAGCTGGCGACCCGTCTCGGCCTCTCCGGCATCCCGACGGCGGCCGAGACGATCATGGTCGAACGCGACCTGCGCCTGGTGGAACTCACCGGCGCGCGCTATCACGCCGCGCAGCTGACCACCGCCGATGCGCTGGACGCCATGCGCCGCGCCAAGAAGGCGGGATTGAGGGTGTCGTGCGGAACGGCGCCGCACTACTTCACCCTGAACGAGCACGAAGTCTCGGGCTACCGGACCTTCGCCAAGGTCTCGCCGCCGCTGCGCTCCGAGGACGACCGCCGCGCGGTCGTCGAAGCGATCCGCGACGGCACGATCGATGTCATTGCCTCCCAGCACACGCCGGAGGATCCGGAGGCGAAACGCCAGACGTTCGAGCAGGCGGCCTTCGGTGTGGTCGGACTGGAAACCATGCTGGCGCTGGGTCTGCAGCTCAACATGAGCGAGGGCGTGCCGCTGTTGACGGTGCTCGCCTGCATGACCTGCAATCCGGCGCGGCTGCTGGGTCTCGACTGCGGGGTTCTGGAGCCGGGCCGGCCGGCCGACCTGGTGATCTTCGATCCCGAGGCGCCATGGGTTGTGGATTCGAAGAAGTTCCGATCGAAATCCAAGAACTCGCCCTTCGATGAGCGCCCGCTGCAGGGCCACGCCGTGCGCACCGTGGTCGACGGGCGCACCGTCTTCGTCCGCCGGGTCGAAAAGTAG
- a CDS encoding aspartate carbamoyltransferase catalytic subunit: MDHADDAFDLPFPHRHLLGTQNLSRGDIERILDLSERFIDQNRQANKHRTDLYGRTQINLFFENSTRTLTSFELAGKRLGIDVINMNTEVSSTKKGETLIDTAMTLNAMHPDVLVVRHPDSGAVDLLAQKMDCAVINAGDGKHEHPTQALLDALTIRQRLKRLEGLTVAICGDVAHSRVARSNIHLLNTMGAHVRVIAPPTLLPTGIARLGATPFIDMREGLKDADVVMMLRLQRERMTGSFLPSVREYFHYYGLDHDKLACAKPDALIMHPGPMNRGVEIDTEVADDIHRSVIREQVEMGVAVRMAVLLLLTPKQGNGGPANG; the protein is encoded by the coding sequence ATGGACCATGCGGACGACGCCTTCGATCTGCCCTTCCCCCACCGGCACCTGCTGGGGACGCAGAACCTCAGCCGTGGCGACATCGAGCGTATTCTTGACCTGTCGGAGCGGTTCATCGACCAGAACCGGCAGGCCAACAAGCATCGCACCGATCTCTACGGCCGAACCCAGATCAACCTGTTCTTCGAAAATTCGACGCGGACGCTGACCTCCTTCGAACTGGCGGGCAAGCGCCTCGGTATCGACGTCATCAACATGAATACCGAAGTCTCCTCCACCAAGAAGGGCGAGACCCTCATCGACACGGCGATGACGCTGAACGCCATGCACCCCGACGTGCTGGTGGTCCGCCATCCCGATTCGGGCGCGGTGGACCTGCTGGCCCAGAAGATGGACTGCGCCGTCATCAACGCCGGCGACGGCAAGCACGAACATCCGACCCAGGCGCTGCTGGACGCCCTGACCATCCGCCAGCGCCTGAAGCGTCTGGAGGGTCTCACGGTCGCGATCTGCGGCGATGTGGCCCACAGCCGGGTGGCGCGGTCCAACATCCATCTGCTGAACACGATGGGCGCGCATGTCCGCGTGATCGCCCCGCCGACGCTGCTGCCGACGGGGATCGCCCGGCTCGGCGCCACGCCCTTCATCGACATGCGCGAGGGACTGAAGGACGCCGACGTGGTGATGATGCTGCGCCTTCAGCGAGAGCGGATGACCGGCTCCTTCCTGCCATCCGTGCGCGAATACTTCCACTATTACGGGCTCGATCACGACAAGCTGGCCTGCGCCAAGCCGGACGCGCTGATCATGCATCCGGGGCCGATGAACCGGGGCGTGGAGATCGATACGGAGGTCGCCGACGACATTCACCGCAGCGTCATCCGCGAACAGGTCGAGATGGGCGTTGCCGTACGCATGGCCGTGCTGCTGCTGCTGACGCCGAAACAGGGCAACGGGGGACCGGCCAATGGCTAG
- a CDS encoding DUF2062 domain-containing protein translates to MDTDRGRDARGPMTNLGRLTRYRLIIPLKRGQMPPEHVARGVAVGLAVAFTPTVGIQLIAVFGIWALARAIATRFQFHLVAALAWVWVTNIFTIGPIYYTFLLTGQLMLGRFDELGSIGFGTFTAQLTDVVNADSSFLEGLWIGTLTLFKVWGLPLFIGSIPWAVGTAWIGYVWSRRFIIRFREARQKRWARKLQRRDQHDAGGPPA, encoded by the coding sequence ATGGACACAGACAGAGGCCGCGATGCGCGCGGTCCGATGACCAATCTGGGACGGCTGACCCGCTATCGGCTCATCATTCCCCTGAAACGCGGCCAGATGCCGCCCGAGCACGTCGCCCGGGGTGTCGCCGTCGGCCTCGCCGTGGCCTTCACGCCGACGGTCGGGATCCAGCTCATCGCCGTTTTCGGCATCTGGGCGCTGGCGCGGGCCATCGCCACCCGGTTCCAGTTCCACCTCGTGGCCGCATTGGCCTGGGTGTGGGTGACCAACATCTTCACCATCGGCCCGATCTACTACACCTTCCTGCTCACCGGACAGCTCATGCTCGGCCGTTTCGACGAACTCGGCTCGATCGGTTTCGGCACCTTCACGGCCCAGCTCACTGACGTCGTGAACGCCGATTCCAGTTTCCTGGAAGGGCTCTGGATCGGCACGCTCACGCTGTTCAAGGTCTGGGGCCTGCCCCTGTTCATCGGCTCGATTCCCTGGGCCGTGGGGACAGCATGGATCGGCTATGTCTGGTCCAGGCGATTCATCATCCGCTTCCGCGAGGCGCGCCAGAAGCGCTGGGCAAGGAAACTGCAGCGCCGCGACCAGCACGACGCGGGCGGTCCGCCAGCCTGA
- the gluQRS gene encoding tRNA glutamyl-Q(34) synthetase GluQRS translates to MTFITRFAPSPTGPLHLGHALSALLCGEAARMAGGRLLLRIEDIDTTRCRPEYEAMIFDDLAWLGLAWEEPVWRQSERMPHYRAALAALERRGLVYPCFCTRADVRELATAEGLEGPIYPGTCRALPREAARARIAAGEPAAWRLDLAAALGAAGPVTWTDARAGAQTWDGRGWGDVVLARKDIGTSYHLAVTVDDAAQGITDVIRGLDLFHATHVHVLLQRLLGLATPHYAHHELLTGEDGVKLSKRHGAESLRSLIDSGLDRAGLARLLVARGAPARILHMDTPFPSQ, encoded by the coding sequence ATGACCTTCATCACCCGCTTCGCGCCCAGTCCCACTGGCCCCCTTCACCTGGGCCACGCCCTCTCGGCGCTGCTGTGCGGCGAGGCGGCCAGGATGGCCGGGGGCCGCCTGCTGCTGCGCATCGAGGACATCGACACGACGCGATGCAGGCCCGAATACGAGGCGATGATCTTCGACGATCTCGCCTGGCTCGGCCTCGCCTGGGAGGAACCGGTCTGGCGGCAGTCGGAGCGTATGCCACACTACCGCGCCGCGCTGGCGGCGCTGGAACGCCGCGGGCTGGTCTATCCCTGCTTCTGTACCCGCGCCGATGTCCGGGAACTGGCGACGGCGGAGGGTCTGGAGGGGCCCATCTACCCCGGCACCTGCCGCGCGCTGCCGCGGGAAGCGGCGCGCGCGCGCATCGCCGCAGGCGAGCCGGCGGCCTGGCGGCTGGATCTCGCCGCCGCACTAGGGGCGGCCGGGCCGGTGACCTGGACGGACGCCCGTGCCGGCGCGCAGACATGGGACGGCAGGGGCTGGGGCGACGTGGTGCTGGCCCGCAAGGACATCGGCACGAGCTATCACCTCGCGGTGACGGTCGACGACGCCGCCCAGGGGATCACCGACGTGATCCGCGGGCTCGACCTGTTTCACGCCACCCATGTGCACGTCCTGCTGCAGCGCCTGCTGGGGCTGGCGACGCCACACTACGCCCATCACGAACTTCTGACCGGCGAGGACGGCGTCAAGCTGTCCAAGCGTCATGGCGCGGAAAGCCTGCGGAGCCTCATCGATTCGGGACTCGACCGGGCGGGCCTGGCGCGGCTTCTCGTCGCGCGGGGGGCGCCCGCGCGGATTCTGCATATGGACACCCCTTTCCCGTCACAATGA
- a CDS encoding DNA-3-methyladenine glycosylase family protein, with the protein MSLRFKSGETPELRAAMEALFAADPDLRRARQVAGALPDRSRAPGLKSLMMLIVEQQVSVASARAIWARVEAGTKPFSARRYLDHDEEALRGFGLSRPKMVYTRALAQAVTDGDLPLRRLKSMTDAEAMAALTAVKGIGRWTAEVYLLFALQRPDIFPAGDLALQAAAQDLKGLPARPDENQLAAMAEAWRPHRGVAARLLWRYYGVTRRRADPVSV; encoded by the coding sequence ATGTCACTGCGCTTCAAATCGGGAGAGACGCCGGAGCTTCGGGCGGCGATGGAGGCGCTGTTCGCTGCCGACCCGGATCTCCGGCGCGCGCGGCAGGTCGCCGGCGCACTGCCAGACCGCAGCCGCGCGCCGGGTCTCAAGTCCCTGATGATGCTGATCGTCGAGCAGCAGGTCTCCGTCGCGTCGGCGCGTGCGATCTGGGCCCGCGTAGAGGCGGGGACGAAGCCCTTTTCGGCCCGCCGCTACCTCGATCATGACGAGGAAGCGCTGCGCGGCTTCGGCCTGAGCCGCCCGAAGATGGTCTACACGCGCGCGCTGGCGCAGGCGGTGACCGACGGCGACCTGCCGCTGCGGCGGCTCAAGTCCATGACCGACGCCGAGGCGATGGCGGCGCTGACGGCGGTGAAGGGCATCGGGCGCTGGACGGCCGAAGTCTATCTGCTGTTCGCGCTGCAGCGCCCCGATATCTTTCCGGCGGGCGATCTGGCGCTGCAGGCGGCGGCGCAGGATCTCAAGGGTCTGCCGGCGCGGCCCGACGAAAACCAGCTCGCCGCCATGGCGGAAGCATGGCGGCCCCATCGCGGCGTCGCCGCGCGTCTGCTCTGGCGCTATTATGGCGTCACCCGCCGGCGCGCCGATCCGGTTTCGGTGTGA
- a CDS encoding alpha/beta hydrolase, giving the protein MKQLSGPRVPPASGGKPKQLVVLVHGYGADGNDLIALAPYLQRALPEAAFVAPDGPDPCGSAPIGREWFPISLDDPAMMSRDPERLAERYAAMADRATDAAPALDGFIDEELARHGLDGGALALVGFSQGTMMSLHLGLRRPTPPAAIVGFSGALLGPEALAGEQVAPVPVQLVHGDQDDLVPPLAMFWAAAGLGRAGVPVAFHISAGIGHGIAPDGIEIATRHLALAFAGRLRCAGPVSCAIG; this is encoded by the coding sequence ATGAAACAGCTCTCCGGCCCCCGCGTGCCGCCTGCCAGCGGCGGCAAGCCGAAACAGCTCGTCGTCCTGGTGCATGGCTATGGCGCCGACGGCAATGACCTGATCGCGCTGGCGCCCTATCTGCAGCGCGCCCTGCCGGAGGCCGCATTCGTGGCGCCCGACGGTCCGGACCCCTGCGGTTCGGCGCCCATCGGGCGGGAGTGGTTTCCGATCTCGCTGGACGATCCGGCGATGATGAGCCGCGATCCCGAGAGGCTGGCCGAACGCTATGCGGCGATGGCCGACCGCGCCACCGACGCAGCCCCGGCGCTCGATGGGTTCATCGACGAAGAGCTGGCGCGCCACGGGCTCGACGGCGGCGCGCTGGCGCTGGTCGGGTTCAGCCAGGGCACGATGATGTCGCTGCATCTGGGACTGCGCCGGCCGACACCGCCGGCGGCCATCGTCGGCTTTTCCGGCGCCCTGCTGGGTCCGGAGGCGCTGGCCGGGGAGCAGGTCGCGCCGGTGCCGGTGCAACTGGTCCACGGCGACCAGGACGACCTGGTGCCGCCGCTGGCCATGTTCTGGGCCGCGGCCGGCCTCGGACGCGCCGGCGTGCCGGTCGCCTTCCACATCTCCGCCGGCATCGGTCACGGCATCGCTCCGGACGGCATCGAGATCGCCACGCGGCATCTCGCGCTGGCCTTCGCCGGCCGGCTCCGCTGCGCCGGTCCCGTATCCTGCGCCATCGGCTGA